From Agrobacterium tumefaciens, a single genomic window includes:
- a CDS encoding sel1 repeat family protein: MFTRAAHFCLSVSLLALSLSAAAFPAFAQSGPATEKNPLARQLEDEAQPTRQGRVLSEEQKDLQPSQGVNVYQRMGAELPALPPEKEFTGKVDEAYGHYQRGEYVQALDKALTRAQNGDATAQTLVAEMMSRGLGIARDEKTAAFWYQQAAEGSDPVAMFKFALILMEGKFVTRDKAKADDFMRRAAEAGNASAQFNWGQILVSENPGAKGLMLALPFYEKSAEQGIADAQYAVSQIYWSVKDVPAEKKAKARDWLMRAAKAGYDTAQVDLGIWLVNGSGGERNLDEGFRWLYGAAQRGNVVAQNKVAHLYIQALGTRPDPVEAAKWYVLSRRAGLKDPSLEDFYLGITDEQQKKAIEAANRFRPM; this comes from the coding sequence ATGTTTACACGCGCTGCTCATTTTTGCCTTTCCGTTTCGCTTCTGGCGCTTTCCTTGAGCGCAGCGGCTTTCCCGGCTTTTGCGCAGTCCGGTCCGGCGACGGAGAAAAATCCTCTCGCTCGTCAGTTGGAAGACGAGGCGCAGCCGACCCGCCAGGGGCGTGTGTTGTCGGAAGAGCAGAAAGATTTGCAGCCGTCGCAGGGTGTCAACGTCTATCAGCGCATGGGTGCGGAACTTCCTGCCCTGCCGCCGGAGAAGGAATTTACCGGCAAGGTCGATGAGGCTTACGGGCATTACCAACGTGGTGAATATGTTCAGGCCCTGGACAAGGCGCTCACCCGCGCCCAGAACGGAGATGCGACCGCACAGACGCTGGTTGCGGAAATGATGTCGCGTGGTCTGGGGATTGCGCGCGACGAAAAGACCGCCGCGTTCTGGTATCAACAGGCAGCCGAGGGCAGTGATCCCGTTGCCATGTTCAAGTTCGCCCTCATTCTGATGGAGGGTAAATTCGTCACGCGCGACAAGGCCAAGGCAGACGATTTCATGCGCCGTGCTGCCGAGGCGGGGAATGCATCTGCCCAGTTCAACTGGGGCCAGATACTCGTTTCGGAAAACCCTGGCGCCAAGGGGTTGATGCTGGCATTGCCCTTTTACGAAAAATCCGCCGAACAAGGCATTGCCGATGCGCAGTATGCCGTCTCGCAGATCTATTGGTCGGTCAAGGATGTTCCTGCTGAGAAGAAGGCGAAGGCGCGCGACTGGCTGATGCGTGCTGCTAAGGCAGGTTACGACACAGCGCAGGTCGATCTGGGAATCTGGCTGGTGAATGGTTCTGGTGGTGAGCGGAACCTGGATGAAGGTTTTCGCTGGCTCTACGGTGCGGCGCAACGTGGCAACGTCGTTGCACAGAACAAGGTGGCGCATCTCTACATTCAGGCGCTCGGCACTCGACCTGACCCTGTTGAAGCTGCCAAGTGGTACGTGCTGTCGCGGCGGGCAGGCCTGAAAGACCCTTCGCTGGAGGATTTTTATCTCGGGATCACTGACGAACAGCAGAAAAAGGCAATCGAGGCGGCAAACCGCTTTCGGCCAATGTAA
- a CDS encoding inositol monophosphatase, translated as MARSALLNVMVQAALKAGKSLARDFGEVQNLQVSVKGPSDFVSQADLKAEKIVRDELMKARPTYDFLGEEGGEEKGTDGAHRWIVDPLDGTTNFLHGIPHFAVSIALERNGEIVAGVIFNPATDELYTAERGGGAFLNDRRIRVAARKVLTDCVIGCGVPHLGRGNHGKFLVELRHVMGEAAGIRRMGAASLDLAYVAAGRLDGFWEAELSPWDMAAGLVLIREAGGFASDAKGGSAIFDTGSVAAGNEYIHKALVEVANRPIPGR; from the coding sequence ATGGCCCGTTCAGCCCTTCTCAATGTCATGGTTCAGGCCGCCCTCAAGGCGGGAAAGTCTTTGGCGCGTGACTTCGGTGAAGTGCAGAACCTGCAGGTCTCGGTCAAAGGTCCAAGCGATTTCGTGTCGCAGGCCGACCTCAAGGCGGAAAAGATTGTCCGCGACGAGCTGATGAAGGCTCGTCCGACCTATGACTTCCTTGGTGAAGAAGGCGGCGAGGAAAAGGGCACCGACGGCGCACATCGCTGGATCGTCGATCCGCTTGATGGCACCACCAACTTTCTGCACGGCATTCCGCACTTTGCTGTATCCATCGCTCTCGAGCGTAACGGTGAAATTGTCGCTGGCGTTATCTTCAATCCGGCCACCGATGAGCTTTACACCGCTGAGCGTGGCGGCGGCGCGTTCCTGAACGACCGTCGTATCCGTGTTGCCGCACGTAAAGTTCTGACCGACTGCGTTATCGGTTGTGGCGTTCCGCATCTTGGCCGTGGCAATCACGGCAAGTTTCTTGTCGAACTTCGTCACGTCATGGGCGAAGCCGCGGGCATTCGCCGCATGGGCGCTGCATCGCTTGATCTTGCTTATGTCGCGGCTGGCCGCCTCGACGGTTTCTGGGAAGCTGAACTGTCGCCGTGGGATATGGCCGCCGGTCTCGTCCTGATTCGCGAAGCTGGTGGCTTTGCGAGCGATGCAAAGGGCGGCTCGGCGATCTTCGACACCGGCAGCGTGGCAGCCGGCAACGAATATATCCACAAGGCACTGGTCGAAGTTGCCAACCGTCCGATTCCTGGTCGGTAA
- a CDS encoding flagellar motor protein MotA, with amino-acid sequence MADSELLDLGVEKPVTTRQYSHKLSSPTPFLWTMVLFLVLVGFLASILYRQAHTAFMTNPGLNGFILGVLVIGIILVFTQTMSLRSEVRWFNAFRAAGSVEKAGRAPKLLAPMSTLIGKRGDVRLSTVTQRTILDSIATRLDESRDTSRYLVGLLVFLGLLGTFWGLIGTIGAISDVIQSLDPSAGDSTDILGSLKAGLTAPLSGMGTAFSSSLLGLSGSLILGFLDLQAGRAQNRFYTQLENWLSSVTDTGADIVRDVKAEPGTAVSTERSLAAMTSLAEGIQGLVKNMRSEQQMLRDWIEAQQEESKSLRRTLDRLSARVDEDAKSSSGRIRHDNGSE; translated from the coding sequence ATGGCGGATTCGGAGTTGCTCGATCTTGGTGTCGAGAAACCGGTGACCACTCGGCAGTACAGCCACAAGCTGTCCAGCCCCACACCATTCCTCTGGACGATGGTCCTTTTTCTGGTCCTCGTTGGTTTCCTGGCCTCTATCCTCTATCGGCAGGCCCATACCGCTTTCATGACGAACCCGGGGCTGAACGGCTTCATTCTTGGTGTTCTGGTCATTGGCATCATTCTGGTCTTCACGCAGACCATGAGCCTGCGTTCGGAAGTGCGCTGGTTCAACGCCTTCCGGGCCGCAGGCAGTGTCGAGAAAGCTGGTCGTGCTCCGAAGCTTCTGGCACCGATGAGCACGTTGATTGGCAAGCGCGGTGATGTGCGTCTCTCGACTGTCACACAACGCACAATCCTTGATTCGATTGCTACCCGCCTTGATGAATCCCGCGATACGTCGCGTTATCTTGTCGGGCTTCTGGTTTTCCTCGGTCTTCTCGGGACGTTCTGGGGCCTGATCGGCACCATCGGTGCAATCAGCGACGTCATTCAGTCGCTTGACCCGAGTGCTGGCGACAGCACCGATATCCTCGGCTCGCTGAAGGCCGGGTTGACGGCACCACTTTCCGGTATGGGCACGGCGTTCTCGTCGTCGCTGCTTGGTCTTTCTGGTTCGCTCATTCTCGGTTTCCTTGATCTGCAGGCAGGCAGAGCCCAGAACCGCTTCTATACCCAGCTGGAAAACTGGCTGTCTTCCGTTACCGATACGGGAGCTGATATTGTCAGGGATGTGAAGGCCGAGCCGGGTACAGCCGTCAGCACCGAACGTTCACTCGCCGCCATGACCAGCCTTGCAGAAGGCATCCAGGGCCTTGTGAAGAACATGCGCAGTGAACAGCAGATGTTGCGTGACTGGATTGAAGCGCAACAGGAAGAATCGAAGTCGCTTCGCCGTACGCTCGATCGGCTGTCGGCGCGTGTCGATGAGGATGCAAAGTCTTCTTCCGGGCGTATACGCCACGATAACGGGAGCGAGTAG
- a CDS encoding peptidoglycan -binding protein, which translates to MALARNRRRDRGVDYWPGFVDALSTLLMAIMFLLTVFVLAQFVLSREITGKDEVLTRLNSQIAELTELLAMEKGSKQDIEDTLANLQSTLAASENERSRLQSLLDAGSGNNAAANSRIGSLTGELDDQKQANTRASAQIELLNQQIAALRAQIASVESALQASEAKDASSQVRIADLGRRLNVALAQRVQELNRYRSDFFGRLREILSDRENIRIVGDRFVFQSEVLFPSGGNELNPEGQVEMEKLAVALLDLAKEIPAEINWVLRVDGHTDNVQLSGSGRYRDNWELSSARATSVVKFLISKGVPANRLVAAGFGEYQPIAEGESQEARQQNRRIELKLTER; encoded by the coding sequence ATGGCGCTCGCGCGCAATCGCCGTCGCGACAGAGGGGTCGATTATTGGCCGGGCTTCGTCGATGCGCTGTCGACGTTGTTGATGGCCATCATGTTCCTGCTGACGGTTTTCGTGCTGGCACAGTTTGTTCTGTCGCGGGAAATCACCGGCAAGGACGAAGTCCTGACCCGCCTTAACAGTCAGATTGCCGAGTTGACCGAACTCTTGGCGATGGAGAAAGGCAGCAAGCAGGATATCGAGGATACCCTGGCGAACCTGCAATCGACGTTGGCCGCATCCGAGAACGAGCGGTCTAGGCTGCAGTCGCTTCTTGACGCCGGCAGCGGAAACAACGCCGCAGCAAATTCACGTATCGGCAGCCTTACAGGTGAGCTGGATGATCAGAAGCAGGCAAATACCCGCGCTTCTGCACAGATTGAGCTGCTGAACCAGCAGATTGCGGCGCTTCGTGCGCAGATCGCTTCGGTCGAATCGGCTTTGCAGGCATCCGAGGCAAAGGATGCGTCTTCTCAGGTCAGGATCGCCGATCTTGGGCGAAGGCTGAATGTGGCGCTGGCGCAGCGCGTGCAGGAGTTGAACCGCTACCGTTCGGACTTCTTCGGCCGGTTGCGCGAAATTCTCTCTGACCGCGAAAATATCCGTATCGTGGGTGACCGTTTCGTATTCCAATCTGAAGTTCTGTTCCCATCTGGCGGCAATGAACTGAACCCGGAAGGGCAGGTGGAAATGGAAAAGCTGGCTGTAGCCCTTCTTGATCTCGCCAAGGAAATACCTGCTGAGATTAACTGGGTCCTGCGTGTCGACGGGCACACGGACAATGTTCAGCTCTCCGGTTCCGGTCGTTATCGTGACAACTGGGAGCTATCATCGGCGCGTGCGACCTCCGTCGTCAAGTTCCTGATCTCGAAGGGTGTCCCGGCAAATCGTCTGGTCGCCGCAGGTTTTGGTGAGTATCAGCCGATTGCCGAGGGTGAGAGCCAGGAGGCGCGCCAGCAGAACCGACGTATCGAACTCAAGCTGACCGAACGGTAA
- a CDS encoding FAD-binding dehydrogenase, producing MERFDVIVIGAGLAGLVAATEASERGLSVCVLDQEGEQNLGGQAFWSLGGLFFVNSPEQRLMRVHDSIDLARQDWFGSAGFDRAEDHWPQRWAEAYLDFAGGEKRAWLHGLGMRWFPVVGWAERGGAFAHGHGNSVPRFHVTWGTGPGVLAPFIKKAQALVESGRLTFRFRHQVDVLEKSGGTVTGVSGTVLVQDPVLRGQTSSREPTGSFTMAASALIVTAGGIGGNHDLVRRNWPTDRLGQPPAQMVCGVPAHVDGRMIAITEAAGGDVINRDRMWHYTEGVKNHDPIWPNHGIRILPGPSSFWCDADGNRLPAPAMPGFDTLGTLQILRQRNSDYSWFILTKAIIKKEFALSGSEQNPDLTDKNIQLLLKRLGKEPPAPVKAFMDHGEDFAVSDTLEDLVAAMNRISGENRLDPAYVRQQIEARDREIENSFGKDIQITAINGARRYLGDKLMRTARPHRLLDPGKGPLIAVRLHILTRKTLGGLHTDLQARILDRAGKPVAGLYAAGEVSGFGGGGMHGYNALEGTFLGGCLFSGRVAGRNVLS from the coding sequence ATGGAGCGGTTCGACGTGATCGTCATCGGGGCGGGGCTGGCCGGACTGGTGGCTGCGACAGAAGCCTCTGAACGTGGGCTTAGCGTATGTGTTTTGGATCAGGAGGGGGAGCAGAACCTTGGTGGGCAGGCATTCTGGTCACTTGGAGGCCTGTTCTTCGTCAATAGCCCCGAGCAGCGTCTCATGCGGGTGCACGACAGCATCGATCTGGCGCGACAGGACTGGTTCGGTTCTGCCGGTTTCGACCGTGCCGAAGATCATTGGCCGCAGCGATGGGCCGAAGCCTATCTCGATTTTGCTGGCGGAGAGAAACGTGCCTGGCTGCATGGCCTGGGTATGCGGTGGTTTCCGGTCGTTGGTTGGGCGGAGCGGGGAGGCGCTTTCGCGCATGGTCACGGAAATTCCGTTCCACGCTTTCACGTTACCTGGGGAACAGGCCCGGGCGTGCTGGCCCCGTTCATTAAGAAGGCGCAGGCGCTCGTCGAAAGTGGCAGGCTTACGTTTCGCTTTCGCCATCAGGTCGACGTGCTGGAAAAGAGCGGAGGCACCGTCACCGGCGTCTCCGGGACCGTGCTTGTGCAAGATCCTGTCCTGCGCGGTCAGACAAGCAGCAGAGAGCCGACAGGCAGCTTCACGATGGCCGCCTCGGCTTTAATCGTTACCGCTGGCGGGATTGGTGGCAACCACGACCTGGTGCGGCGCAATTGGCCGACTGATCGTCTCGGACAACCACCGGCGCAAATGGTCTGTGGTGTACCAGCGCATGTGGATGGCAGAATGATTGCCATCACCGAGGCGGCTGGCGGTGATGTCATCAACCGAGACAGAATGTGGCATTATACCGAAGGGGTGAAAAACCATGACCCGATCTGGCCCAATCACGGCATCCGCATTTTGCCAGGGCCATCGTCCTTCTGGTGTGATGCAGATGGCAATCGGCTGCCCGCACCCGCCATGCCGGGTTTCGATACGCTCGGGACGCTACAGATCCTGAGGCAAAGAAACAGCGACTATAGCTGGTTCATTTTGACCAAGGCGATCATCAAGAAGGAATTTGCTCTTTCGGGATCGGAGCAGAACCCGGATTTAACGGATAAAAACATCCAGCTTCTCCTCAAGAGGCTTGGTAAGGAGCCACCGGCGCCGGTCAAGGCATTCATGGATCACGGAGAGGATTTTGCCGTCTCTGACACACTGGAAGATCTCGTGGCGGCGATGAACAGGATCAGCGGCGAAAACAGGCTTGATCCGGCTTATGTCCGCCAGCAAATCGAGGCCCGTGACAGGGAGATCGAAAACAGCTTCGGCAAGGATATCCAGATAACGGCGATCAACGGAGCAAGGCGCTACCTCGGCGACAAACTCATGCGAACCGCCCGACCGCACCGTTTGCTTGATCCCGGGAAGGGGCCGCTGATTGCCGTGCGTCTGCATATCCTGACCCGTAAGACACTGGGCGGCCTGCATACCGATCTGCAAGCGCGCATTTTGGATCGGGCAGGCAAGCCGGTTGCGGGGCTTTATGCCGCCGGCGAAGTCTCCGGTTTCGGTGGTGGCGGCATGCACGGTTACAACGCGCTGGAGGGCACATTTCTCGGCGGTTGCCTGTTTTCCGGCCGTGTTGCCGGACGCAACGTTTTGTCGTGA
- a CDS encoding ATP-binding cassette domain-containing protein, which yields MADIQEQKAANRKSLKPLLGLFPYLKRYRGLMAIALFALVLSSATTLALPLAVRRIIDHGFQVSDSGMINSYFAMLLAIAVVLALASAMRYYYVMSIGERVVADLRHDVFAHLTSLSQQFFDANRSGELTSRLTADTVQIRSAFGSSASVALRNIIMCFGAVVMMIYTSPGLSGLALLAIPFIVFPLIAFGRSVRARSRTTQDTLAHSAAYASETIGATRTVQSFNAEPLANARYGQSVEAAYQGARAAIGARAILTAVAIALVFGSVVGILWYGAQNVLSGSMSAGTLGQFVLYSVIAASGLGQLSEVWGELAQAGGAAERLSEILNERSAVAEPAAPVSMPLPPRGEAEFHDVGFVYPLATERPIISGLSFKVGAGETVAIVGPSGAGKSTVFSLLMRFYDPQQGRITIDGTDIKSARIADVRSRMSSVPQDVAIFASSIHDNIAFGHPEAKRDEVRAAATAAQADGFIERLESGYDTQVGERGVTLSGGQRQRIAIARAILRNAPILLLDEATSALDAESEMLVQKALDELMKTRTTIVIAHRLATVLKADRILVMDEGRIVEEGTHQSLIRQNGLYARLAQLQFQTGPDELRAHA from the coding sequence GTGGCAGACATACAGGAGCAGAAAGCGGCAAACCGTAAAAGCCTGAAGCCGCTTCTCGGTCTCTTCCCTTATCTCAAGCGCTACCGCGGCCTGATGGCAATTGCCCTTTTCGCGCTTGTTCTCTCATCGGCCACCACCCTTGCTTTGCCGCTCGCCGTCCGCCGCATCATCGATCATGGCTTTCAGGTTTCTGACAGCGGCATGATCAACAGCTACTTCGCCATGCTTCTTGCGATTGCCGTTGTTTTGGCCCTCGCCAGTGCCATGCGCTATTATTATGTCATGAGCATCGGTGAACGGGTTGTTGCCGACCTTCGCCATGACGTCTTCGCGCACCTGACATCGCTGTCCCAGCAATTTTTCGATGCCAACCGATCCGGTGAACTGACCTCGCGCCTTACTGCCGACACGGTGCAGATTCGCTCCGCCTTTGGCTCCTCCGCCTCCGTGGCGCTGCGTAACATCATCATGTGTTTCGGTGCCGTCGTCATGATGATCTATACCAGTCCCGGACTTTCAGGCCTGGCGCTGCTGGCCATCCCCTTCATCGTTTTCCCCCTGATTGCATTTGGGCGATCGGTGCGCGCTCGCTCGCGAACAACACAGGATACACTGGCCCACTCCGCAGCCTACGCCTCCGAGACCATCGGAGCCACCCGAACGGTGCAATCGTTCAATGCCGAACCTCTTGCGAACGCCCGTTATGGTCAATCCGTCGAAGCGGCCTATCAAGGCGCCCGGGCAGCCATCGGTGCGCGCGCAATCCTGACAGCCGTCGCCATCGCCCTCGTCTTTGGAAGCGTCGTCGGCATTCTCTGGTACGGCGCCCAGAACGTTCTGAGCGGCAGCATGTCCGCAGGTACGCTCGGCCAGTTCGTTCTTTATTCGGTTATTGCCGCCAGCGGCCTGGGCCAACTTTCGGAAGTCTGGGGTGAACTGGCGCAAGCAGGTGGCGCGGCCGAAAGACTGTCTGAAATCTTGAACGAGCGCTCCGCCGTCGCCGAACCCGCAGCACCTGTTTCGATGCCGCTACCACCACGCGGGGAGGCCGAATTTCACGACGTCGGCTTTGTTTATCCGCTGGCAACCGAAAGGCCGATCATCTCCGGCCTGTCGTTCAAGGTTGGTGCCGGTGAAACGGTGGCGATCGTCGGGCCATCCGGCGCGGGTAAAAGCACGGTCTTTTCTCTTCTGATGCGATTTTATGATCCACAGCAAGGTCGCATCACCATTGACGGTACCGACATCAAAAGCGCCCGCATTGCCGATGTGCGCTCGCGTATGTCCAGCGTGCCGCAGGACGTGGCAATTTTTGCATCCTCGATCCATGACAACATCGCGTTTGGTCATCCGGAAGCGAAGCGTGATGAAGTTCGCGCTGCGGCCACAGCGGCACAGGCGGATGGCTTCATCGAGAGGCTGGAAAGCGGATATGATACGCAGGTTGGCGAGCGTGGCGTGACGCTTTCCGGTGGCCAGCGACAGCGGATAGCCATTGCCCGCGCCATTCTTCGCAATGCGCCAATCCTTTTGCTCGACGAGGCCACCTCCGCGCTTGACGCCGAAAGCGAAATGCTGGTGCAGAAGGCGCTTGATGAGCTGATGAAAACCCGCACCACCATCGTCATCGCACACCGCCTCGCTACCGTGCTCAAGGCCGATCGCATCCTTGTCATGGATGAAGGCCGCATTGTCGAGGAGGGCACACACCAGAGCCTGATCCGCCAAAACGGCCTTTATGCGCGTCTTGCACAGTTGCAATTCCAGACCGGGCCGGATGAATTGCGCGCCCACGCGTAA
- the rpmE gene encoding 50S ribosomal protein L31 produces MKADIHPDYHTIKVVMTDGTEYETRSTWGSEGAVMNLEIDPKSHPAWTGGNQQLMDRGGRVSKFNKRFGGLGL; encoded by the coding sequence ATGAAGGCTGATATCCATCCCGATTATCACACGATCAAGGTGGTCATGACCGATGGCACCGAATACGAAACCCGCTCGACCTGGGGTTCGGAAGGCGCAGTCATGAACCTCGAAATCGACCCCAAGTCCCATCCAGCATGGACGGGCGGCAACCAGCAGCTTATGGACCGCGGTGGTCGCGTTTCCAAGTTCAACAAGCGTTTCGGTGGCCTCGGCCTCTGA
- a CDS encoding DUF1465 family protein, with amino-acid sequence MSEQVLNTISFAGRAAASNQFKTLYNEGMTLVEETASYLDGAGRVASKVLPRMASVLYAAESMRLTTRLMQMASWLLLQRAVNNGEMTKDQVISEKNKVRLDSFNVDRNAPGWNDLPESFRDLIERSLRLQNRVALLDREIYRPAEAAKVPDNENSVQAQLNLLRTAFTIN; translated from the coding sequence ATGTCCGAACAGGTGTTGAATACCATTAGCTTTGCAGGGCGCGCTGCTGCTTCCAACCAGTTCAAGACCCTCTATAACGAAGGGATGACACTGGTTGAGGAAACGGCAAGCTATCTTGATGGTGCTGGCCGCGTTGCCTCGAAGGTTCTCCCGCGTATGGCGTCGGTGCTTTATGCAGCAGAATCGATGCGCCTCACCACCCGCCTGATGCAGATGGCCTCCTGGTTGCTTCTGCAGCGCGCCGTCAACAACGGCGAGATGACCAAGGATCAGGTTATCAGCGAAAAGAACAAGGTTCGCCTCGACAGCTTTAATGTTGATCGCAATGCTCCCGGCTGGAACGACCTGCCGGAATCCTTCCGTGATCTGATCGAACGCTCGCTTCGACTTCAGAATCGCGTTGCCCTGCTCGACCGCGAAATCTATCGCCCCGCAGAAGCTGCCAAGGTGCCGGACAACGAAAACAGCGTCCAGGCTCAGCTCAACCTTCTGCGCACGGCATTCACAATCAACTAA
- a CDS encoding DUF1192 family protein codes for MSLFDDDRPKKPQAHEIGSDLSLLSVDELTTRIGLLQAEINRLDEERKRKSAGRQAAENLFRT; via the coding sequence ATGAGCCTCTTTGACGATGACAGGCCGAAAAAACCACAGGCGCACGAGATCGGCAGCGACCTCAGCCTTCTCTCGGTCGACGAACTGACGACTCGGATCGGGTTGCTTCAAGCAGAGATCAACCGACTCGACGAGGAGCGGAAAAGGAAATCCGCAGGCAGGCAAGCGGCAGAGAATCTCTTCCGGACTTAA
- a CDS encoding MFS transporter: MSRNLLPVFALLSSTLFLFLGNGLQGLVLPVRGSAEGYSNEVLGFLGTSWAAGFVIGCFVAPAIVRRAGHVRAFGSFVAVVCLTVLMTGLVVDDEWWIGLRALTGFCTAGTSMIIESWLNERATNETRGMIFSLYIAITLLGVVAGQMIVPMGNISDTSLFMICGIIYCVAILPATLSKAATPQPLQKVRLDLPALYRNSPVSFVGILMIGIANGAYGTLGAVFGARAGLDPTMIAIMVSVTIFVGAMAQFPAGRLSDRIDRRYVLAGLAGLGALAGLAVAAVQPHNVYLLIPMIAVYGAAANALYPIAVAHANDFAASQDFVKVSGGLLLLYGIGTIIGPTLGGAVMTHYGPYALFLVTALAHTLITAYAIMRSYRRAALSTEEKDNFTSIPTTPAPLVTPESIALDPRAPQYPEDGDYVEKGAGI; encoded by the coding sequence ATGAGCAGAAACCTTCTACCCGTATTCGCTCTTTTATCCAGCACTCTGTTTCTTTTTCTGGGCAACGGCCTGCAAGGTCTGGTCCTACCCGTACGTGGCTCTGCGGAAGGATACTCGAACGAAGTCCTTGGCTTTCTCGGAACGTCCTGGGCGGCGGGCTTCGTCATTGGCTGCTTTGTCGCACCCGCCATCGTGCGCCGGGCGGGGCATGTACGAGCTTTCGGCTCCTTCGTCGCCGTTGTTTGCCTCACTGTACTGATGACTGGCCTTGTCGTTGACGACGAATGGTGGATTGGGCTGCGTGCTCTGACGGGCTTCTGCACGGCCGGGACATCGATGATTATCGAGAGCTGGCTGAACGAGCGTGCCACCAATGAGACACGTGGCATGATCTTCTCGCTCTACATCGCGATCACGCTGCTCGGTGTCGTGGCGGGCCAGATGATCGTCCCAATGGGCAATATCAGCGACACGTCGCTCTTCATGATCTGCGGCATCATCTACTGCGTTGCCATTCTGCCGGCCACGCTGTCGAAAGCAGCGACCCCCCAGCCTCTACAAAAGGTGAGGCTGGATTTACCGGCATTGTATCGCAACTCGCCCGTCTCATTTGTCGGCATCCTGATGATCGGCATAGCCAACGGCGCCTATGGTACGCTGGGTGCGGTGTTCGGAGCACGGGCGGGGCTAGATCCAACCATGATTGCCATCATGGTCTCTGTCACGATTTTCGTCGGCGCCATGGCGCAGTTCCCGGCCGGTCGTCTCTCAGACCGCATCGACCGTCGTTACGTGCTGGCTGGGCTTGCCGGTCTCGGAGCGTTGGCCGGTCTTGCTGTCGCAGCAGTCCAGCCCCATAACGTTTATCTGCTCATTCCAATGATTGCGGTCTATGGCGCCGCCGCGAACGCGCTCTATCCGATTGCCGTAGCACATGCCAACGACTTCGCGGCCTCCCAGGATTTCGTCAAGGTATCAGGCGGCCTGCTGTTGCTTTACGGCATTGGCACGATCATCGGCCCAACATTGGGTGGCGCCGTCATGACCCATTACGGCCCCTACGCTCTGTTCCTGGTAACCGCCCTCGCCCACACACTCATAACGGCCTACGCGATCATGAGAAGCTACCGTCGTGCCGCCCTGTCGACAGAGGAGAAGGATAACTTCACGAGTATCCCGACCACTCCAGCGCCGCTTGTCACGCCGGAAAGTATTGCGCTCGACCCGCGCGCGCCGCAATATCCTGAGGACGGCGACTATGTTGAAAAAGGAGCGGGCATATGA
- a CDS encoding fructose-bisphosphate aldolase class I, producing the protein MTERLEDIALKMVADGKGLLAADESTGTIKKRFDSINLESTESSRRDYREMLFRSDDAMKKCISGVILYEETLYQKAADGTPFVDIIKAAGSLPGIKVDIGAKPMAFHPHEFITEGLDGLYERLRKYHEAGARFAKWRGVITIGEQRPSWGSIKANSQSLARYAALCQQADIVPIVEPEVLMDGEPGTHDIDRCAEVTQWVLQTVFADLFDARVNLEGMILKPNMIIDGKNARKASVEEVAEKTVKVLKATVPSAVPGIAFLSGGQSSEEATAHLSAMNSGYDLPWGLTYSYGRALQDTALKVWGGKQENVAAGQRAFTHRAMMNTLAAKGTWKQELEKAA; encoded by the coding sequence ATGACCGAACGTCTCGAAGACATCGCACTCAAAATGGTCGCTGACGGCAAGGGTCTCCTCGCTGCAGACGAGTCCACAGGAACGATCAAAAAGCGTTTCGACAGCATCAATCTGGAATCCACCGAGAGCAGCCGCCGCGACTATCGCGAGATGCTGTTCCGCTCCGACGACGCCATGAAGAAGTGTATTTCCGGCGTCATCCTCTATGAGGAAACCCTCTACCAGAAAGCTGCAGACGGTACGCCTTTCGTCGACATCATCAAGGCTGCAGGCAGCCTTCCTGGCATCAAGGTGGATATTGGCGCGAAGCCGATGGCTTTCCACCCGCATGAATTCATCACCGAGGGCCTGGACGGCCTCTACGAGCGCCTGCGCAAGTACCATGAAGCAGGTGCCCGTTTCGCCAAGTGGCGCGGTGTTATCACCATCGGCGAGCAGCGTCCGAGCTGGGGCTCCATCAAGGCCAATTCCCAGTCTCTCGCTCGCTATGCCGCACTCTGCCAGCAGGCTGATATCGTTCCTATCGTCGAACCTGAAGTTCTCATGGACGGCGAGCCGGGAACCCACGACATCGATCGCTGCGCGGAAGTTACCCAGTGGGTTCTGCAGACGGTATTCGCCGATCTGTTTGACGCCCGTGTCAACCTAGAAGGCATGATCCTAAAGCCGAACATGATCATCGACGGCAAAAACGCTCGCAAGGCATCTGTCGAAGAAGTGGCTGAGAAGACGGTCAAGGTTCTCAAGGCAACCGTGCCTTCGGCCGTTCCCGGTATCGCGTTCCTCTCGGGTGGCCAGTCCTCCGAAGAAGCGACAGCCCACCTGTCCGCCATGAACTCCGGTTACGACCTGCCGTGGGGACTGACCTATTCCTACGGTCGTGCGCTTCAGGACACCGCACTCAAGGTCTGGGGCGGCAAGCAGGAAAACGTTGCAGCAGGCCAACGCGCCTTCACGCACCGTGCGATGATGAACACACTGGCAGCCAAGGGCACCTGGAAACAGGAACTCGAAAAAGCCGCCTGA